The halophilic archaeon DL31 nucleotide sequence ATACTGAGTCATGTCTTCAGTATCGATTAGTTGGTTCCGTAGTAACCGGCGGAACAACACCGATGCAGCTTCATAGTCCATATAGAGGTCTCGGAAGTCAATAGCGTTGAAGTGCTCGCCATGAACCACGTGTTGACGTGACCTGTTGTAGAAGTATTCTTGATATCCATCCTCCTCTCCTAGCTTGTTGTTATCGAATGTCGGTGAATACCGTGCTAAATCCGTCGTCTCTACATCCAGCTCAGTAACTAGATGACGGATTTTGTCTTTAGTCTTAGAATGTCTCGGTCCATGCTCAGAGCGTCGCTTTGCCATAACCTCGATACCATTCACTAAGGACGAGAATCGAGAATCAACCGTCCGAGTTGAATTGAGCGAATCCAAATACCAACTAATAGCGATATTCAGTGCGTATTTCTCCCGAAGTGTATCTACGTACTCGTCATACGCCTCATCAAGGAACTCTCGTAAATCGTGGTGCCATATGATTCTCTTCCCTTTGAACATATGACCCATATCTGTTCGGTATCCTGAGAGGAGCCACGTACAAACATCATCGAGAGGCTCTCCATCTACTTCGGTTAAACGTGCTCGAACCGGGGTAGGTCCTACTCCCTGCAGGAATGATAGGAGCTCTACCATCTTTTGCAGGCGCTCTTCTGCACGTCGGAATTGGACTTCTGGTGGCCCGTTCACGACCTGCTGAAATTGTATCTGTCCGGTTCTCACCGGTGTACGATACTCTTTGATGTAATCTATCCGTTCTTCAATATCTTCATACGATTCTCCGTAAGCTACCCAGTTGTCTCTCTCCAGTAGTGGAATGTCCTCATAGGAATCC carries:
- a CDS encoding hypothetical protein (KEGG: hvo:HVO_0527 hypothetical protein) → MRASDYWVEETVEVDVFGESAKVDVRLTESGNIDIQLQEPVEVSELPDNETYDLEGFDESGNPVTLENTYFPQTKTELGSGVTHSVNTISPQRVVLGDTSGDPYIGEEVTIEFDMLCFRQNEPLMDSYEDIPLLERDNWVAYGESYEDIEERIDYIKEYRTPVRTGQIQFQQVVNGPPEVQFRRAEERLQKMVELLSFLQGVGPTPVRARLTEVDGEPLDDVCTWLLSGYRTDMGHMFKGKRIIWHHDLREFLDEAYDEYVDTLREKYALNIAISWYLDSLNSTRTVDSRFSSLVNGIEVMAKRRSEHGPRHSKTKDKIRHLVTELDVETTDLARYSPTFDNNKLGEEDGYQEYFYNRSRQHVVHGEHFNAIDFRDLYMDYEAASVLFRRLLRNQLIDTEDMTQYSSICDLGLDEDRTTFF